One Malania oleifera isolate guangnan ecotype guangnan chromosome 9, ASM2987363v1, whole genome shotgun sequence DNA segment encodes these proteins:
- the LOC131164057 gene encoding protein cornichon homolog 4, translating to MGDLYAWLISFFVLIALVVVVVYQLMCLADLEFDYINPYDSSSRINKVILPEFIIQGVLCAFYLVTGHWIMSLLCVPYLYYNVRLYTRNQHLVDVTEIFNMLHWEKKQRLLKLGYIILLLFLSIFWMIWSVLEESE from the exons ATGGGAGATCTATACGCATGGCTGATCTCCTTCTTCGTCCTCATAGCTCTCGTAGTCGTTGTCGTTTACCAG CTTATGTGCTTGGCGGACCTGGAGTTTGACTATATAAATCCTTATGATTCGTCATCTCGGATCAACAAAGTGATTTTGCCCGAGTTTATCATCCAAGGGGTCCTATGCGCCTTTTATCTTGTGACAGGGCATTGGATTATGTCACTGCTTTGTGTTCCATACCTGTACTACAATGTGAGGCT GTATACACGAAACCAGCACCTGGTAGATGTGACTGAGATCTTCAACATGCTCCACTGGGAAAAGAAACAACGGCTTCTCAAACTCGGCTATATTATTCTCCTCCTCTTTCTCTCCATATTCTG GATGATTTGGAGCGTATTGGAAGAAAGTGAGTAG